In Ancylothrix sp. D3o, the following proteins share a genomic window:
- a CDS encoding beta-ketoacyl-ACP synthase 3: MNQLGTGISIIGCGSAAPATSLDNQALTHIVETSDEWIASRTGIRERRVASPQESLAQLATEASKNALEMAKIEPQELDLIILATSSADDLFGSAGLIQAKLGATRAVAFDMTAACSGFVFGLVTASQFIRTGTYRNILLIGADILSRWVDWKDRRTCILFGDGAGAVVLQASEKDNLLGFELRSDGAGYHNLQLAYQPQPYEIIPGVDVSQGGYNRITMNGQEIYRFAVKKVPEVIEKALFRANLTSDQIDWLIMHQANQRILDAVAQRMKIEPEKVISNLAHHGNTSAASIPLALDQAVREGKIKAGDVIATAGFGAGLSWGAAIFEWG, translated from the coding sequence TTGAATCAATTAGGCACCGGCATCTCAATTATTGGCTGTGGTTCAGCAGCACCGGCAACCAGCCTCGATAACCAAGCACTCACCCACATTGTGGAAACTTCCGATGAGTGGATCGCCTCACGCACCGGCATCCGCGAGCGTCGCGTTGCAAGTCCCCAAGAAAGCCTCGCTCAATTGGCAACAGAGGCTTCTAAAAATGCTCTGGAAATGGCAAAAATTGAGCCGCAAGAGCTAGATTTAATTATTTTGGCGACTTCAAGCGCCGATGATTTATTTGGCAGTGCCGGTCTAATTCAAGCCAAATTAGGAGCAACTCGTGCAGTGGCTTTTGATATGACGGCTGCTTGTTCGGGGTTTGTTTTTGGGTTGGTAACGGCAAGCCAATTTATCCGCACCGGCACCTATAGAAATATTCTGTTAATTGGCGCTGATATTTTGTCTCGGTGGGTAGATTGGAAAGACCGGCGCACTTGTATTTTATTTGGAGATGGGGCCGGTGCCGTTGTTTTACAAGCGTCTGAAAAAGATAATTTGTTGGGTTTTGAATTGCGGAGTGATGGGGCCGGTTATCACAATTTACAATTGGCTTATCAACCGCAACCCTACGAAATTATCCCCGGAGTTGATGTCAGTCAAGGCGGTTATAATCGCATTACGATGAATGGTCAAGAAATTTATCGTTTTGCGGTAAAAAAAGTGCCGGAAGTCATAGAAAAAGCTTTATTTAGAGCGAATTTGACATCAGATCAGATTGACTGGTTAATTATGCACCAAGCCAATCAACGGATTTTAGATGCAGTCGCCCAACGAATGAAAATTGAACCCGAAAAAGTGATTAGTAATTTGGCGCATCATGGCAATACTTCGGCGGCTTCAATTCCTCTGGCTTTAGATCAAGCGGTGAGGGAGGGAAAAATTAAGGCGGGAGATGTGATTGCTACGGCTGGGTTTGGTGCGGGGTTGAGTTGGGGTGCGGCGATTTTTGAATGGGGTTAA
- the plsX gene encoding phosphate acyltransferase PlsX — MGSTRAKIAIDAMGGDYAPAQIVAGAIKAQEELDVEVLLVGDPQQIEASLKQHPNAKWPEIVPAEGIVEMDEEPLTALKRKPKSSINVAMDCVKQKKADAVVSAGHSGAAMAAALLRLGRLPGIDRPAIGAVFPTVIPNKPVLILDVGANVDCRPKFLEQFAVMGTIYSQYVLGIPQPQVGLLNIGEEPCKGNDQALRTHQLLQDNALVPFIGNAEGRDVLSGKFDVIVCDGFVGNVLLKFAEAVGEVVLDILREELVKGINGKVGAALLKPNLRRIKQRIDHVEHGGGLLLGVAGVCIIGHGSSKAATVCNAVRLAKEAVDNEVLERIQSQYKKPDKESAIISQPKE, encoded by the coding sequence ATGGGTTCGACGCGGGCAAAAATTGCAATTGACGCTATGGGAGGGGATTATGCCCCGGCCCAAATCGTTGCGGGAGCGATCAAAGCACAGGAAGAATTGGACGTTGAGGTGTTATTGGTGGGTGATCCCCAGCAAATAGAAGCCTCCCTTAAACAACATCCCAATGCTAAATGGCCAGAAATCGTGCCGGCAGAAGGCATTGTGGAAATGGACGAGGAGCCTTTGACGGCTCTCAAACGCAAGCCAAAATCCTCAATTAATGTGGCTATGGACTGCGTAAAACAAAAAAAAGCTGACGCAGTGGTGTCCGCCGGCCACTCTGGCGCAGCTATGGCAGCGGCTTTACTACGCTTAGGCCGGCTCCCTGGTATTGACCGGCCAGCAATTGGGGCCGTATTTCCGACAGTTATACCGAATAAGCCGGTTTTGATTTTGGATGTGGGGGCAAATGTCGATTGCCGACCAAAGTTTTTAGAACAATTTGCCGTCATGGGGACAATTTATAGCCAATATGTGCTAGGAATTCCTCAGCCTCAAGTCGGTTTACTGAACATTGGGGAAGAACCTTGCAAAGGCAACGACCAAGCACTTCGTACCCACCAACTGCTGCAAGATAACGCCTTGGTTCCTTTCATCGGAAATGCTGAAGGCCGAGACGTACTTTCCGGAAAATTTGATGTCATTGTCTGCGATGGTTTTGTCGGCAATGTATTACTAAAATTTGCCGAAGCCGTTGGCGAAGTTGTCCTAGATATTCTACGAGAAGAACTCGTTAAAGGCATAAACGGCAAGGTTGGAGCCGCTCTTTTAAAACCAAATTTACGACGCATCAAACAACGCATTGACCATGTAGAACACGGCGGCGGATTGCTGCTAGGCGTTGCTGGCGTTTGCATTATTGGTCACGGTTCCTCAAAAGCAGCCACCGTATGTAATGCGGTGCGCTTAGCAAAAGAAGCCGTCGATAATGAGGTTTTAGAACGCATCCAATCGCAATACAAAAAACCAGACAAAGAATCAGCAATAATCAGTCAGCCAAAAGAGTGA
- a CDS encoding D-alanyl-D-alanine carboxypeptidase, with protein MLELLSSGFLSLWLEKAGLPAREFNAFSLLAGPGIPGWTLPVEPQPATIGSLEKYLQTLTAKGLSKNAQGVWLQTNTTVLANNQGTTPLSAASLTKIATSIAALEKWGPTHQFTTVFSATGPIEDGVLKGDLIVTGGGDPFFIWEEAFAVGNALNKLGIKQVTGNLIINGNFSVNFEQDPLQSGQQFIEALNPEIWQEDASFVYSSLPPGTPKPKLEINGTVKLGQTKGKPLLRHYSLPLSEIIRQMNIHSNNEIAQMLADGVGGANVVKDLAVKAAGVPPEEILLINGSGLGQENRISPRAACAMYIALQRYLYQQPDKNYTIADIFPVAGKDEGTVEDRKMPKASVVKTGTLSNVSALAGMLPTKDYGVVYFAIINNRGEDIDGLRAKQDSFLQTLQKQFGGNPTLPLTAIAPGFSHSDADIKIGDVARNEIVTGG; from the coding sequence ATGCTTGAGTTATTGAGTTCGGGTTTCCTATCGCTGTGGTTAGAGAAAGCGGGATTACCGGCCCGCGAGTTCAATGCTTTTTCGTTGTTAGCCGGCCCTGGAATTCCGGGCTGGACATTGCCGGTTGAACCCCAACCAGCCACCATCGGCTCTTTAGAAAAGTATTTACAAACCTTAACCGCCAAAGGCTTGTCAAAAAACGCTCAAGGTGTATGGTTACAAACCAATACAACGGTGCTCGCCAACAACCAAGGAACAACTCCACTGTCTGCTGCATCCCTGACTAAAATTGCCACCTCAATAGCAGCCTTAGAAAAGTGGGGCCCAACTCATCAATTCACAACAGTATTTTCCGCCACCGGCCCCATAGAAGACGGTGTTTTAAAAGGTGATTTAATTGTCACAGGCGGCGGCGATCCATTTTTTATCTGGGAAGAAGCCTTTGCCGTCGGAAATGCCCTCAATAAACTCGGCATTAAACAAGTCACCGGCAATTTAATAATTAACGGCAATTTTTCCGTAAACTTTGAACAAGATCCCCTTCAAAGCGGACAACAATTCATCGAAGCCTTAAACCCGGAAATATGGCAAGAAGACGCAAGTTTTGTTTATTCCAGCCTACCCCCTGGAACACCCAAACCGAAACTAGAAATTAACGGCACAGTTAAACTCGGTCAAACCAAAGGAAAACCACTACTCCGCCATTATTCTTTACCCCTGAGCGAAATTATTCGCCAAATGAACATTCACAGCAACAACGAAATAGCTCAAATGCTGGCCGACGGAGTGGGCGGTGCAAATGTTGTCAAAGATTTAGCAGTAAAAGCAGCCGGTGTACCCCCCGAAGAAATCTTATTAATTAACGGTTCAGGCTTAGGTCAAGAAAACCGAATTTCTCCCAGAGCAGCCTGTGCAATGTACATAGCATTACAGCGTTATTTATATCAGCAACCAGACAAAAACTACACCATAGCAGATATATTTCCTGTCGCCGGCAAAGACGAAGGAACAGTAGAAGATCGAAAAATGCCGAAAGCTTCAGTAGTAAAAACCGGCACCCTTTCTAACGTCAGCGCCTTAGCCGGAATGTTACCAACAAAAGACTATGGAGTAGTATATTTCGCCATCATTAACAACCGAGGCGAAGACATCGACGGATTAAGAGCAAAACAAGACAGCTTCCTGCAAACATTACAAAAACAATTCGGAGGAAACCCAACTCTTCCCCTCACAGCAATCGCCCCCGGCTTTTCCCACAGTGACGCTGATATCAAAATAGGAGATGTAGCCAGAAACGAAATAGTAACCGGCGGCTAA
- the fabD gene encoding ACP S-malonyltransferase, whose product MTKTAWVFPGQGSQEVGMTADLLDSPAAKQRFEEAEKILGWSVIEVCQSDEEKLSNTLYTQPCLYVVESILVDALREKGHQPNLVAGHSLGEYVALYAAGVIDFESGLRLVKRRAELMSEAAGGQMAALMGFDRDQLEKKVEETADVVLANDNSVAQVVISGTPEGVDEVISNIKTKRAVKLKVSGAFHSHLMAPAAAEFAKVLEGVDFAEAKVPVLSNIEPLPVTDPATLKERLSKQMTGSVRWREIMLKLPELKIEKVVEIGPGKVLTGLIKRTCPDIGLENINTLAQIEG is encoded by the coding sequence ATGACAAAAACAGCATGGGTATTCCCCGGACAAGGATCGCAAGAAGTCGGAATGACAGCCGATCTTTTAGACTCACCGGCAGCAAAACAAAGATTTGAAGAAGCCGAAAAAATCCTCGGTTGGTCTGTAATTGAAGTATGCCAATCTGACGAAGAAAAACTCTCTAATACGCTTTACACTCAACCTTGTCTTTATGTGGTTGAAAGCATTTTAGTAGATGCGTTGCGCGAAAAAGGACACCAACCAAATCTCGTAGCCGGCCACAGTTTAGGCGAATATGTTGCTCTTTATGCTGCTGGAGTAATTGACTTTGAAAGCGGTTTGCGCTTAGTAAAACGCCGCGCTGAATTAATGAGTGAAGCTGCCGGTGGCCAAATGGCGGCACTGATGGGATTTGACCGCGATCAATTAGAGAAAAAAGTTGAAGAAACGGCAGATGTGGTATTAGCAAATGATAACAGCGTGGCGCAAGTTGTTATTTCTGGAACTCCTGAAGGCGTAGACGAAGTTATCTCAAATATCAAAACAAAACGCGCTGTTAAATTAAAAGTTTCTGGTGCATTTCATTCGCATTTGATGGCACCGGCGGCGGCTGAATTTGCCAAGGTTTTAGAAGGTGTTGATTTTGCAGAAGCTAAGGTGCCGGTGTTGTCAAATATTGAGCCGCTGCCGGTGACTGATCCAGCCACTTTAAAAGAACGTCTCAGCAAGCAAATGACCGGCTCTGTACGCTGGCGAGAAATCATGCTGAAATTGCCTGAATTAAAAATAGAAAAGGTGGTGGAAATTGGCCCCGGAAAGGTTCTCACCGGCCTCATAAAACGCACTTGTC
- the lptC gene encoding LPS export ABC transporter periplasmic protein LptC, whose amino-acid sequence MKKAKSKKAKQKQLKKSFFWLLLLAFSLFLCGCGNRNTTPAEPAQTPQEEQGSLIVNNAVLEQFKENGQPVWKFTASKARYRKNQEIAEVESPEGELYQDGKLVFRIQAKEGEVQQDGKKIFLKKEIIAIDIQSGAVLRGDELEWTPDQDLLIVRKNLNGTHKQLDAFAKEGRMYSRKRQMELIGEVLAITKEEPILQLRTERVLWEIDKELVIAPQSLLIDRYEAQKISDKAESKQGEVNLKTKIVTLKENATVTLLDPTLQITSNAISWNLDAEMVTSSEPVKINQVEDKIIFTGNSGKVDIKQEICYLTGNVQGFDTVKQSQLRADELMWLLKTENIEAEGNVIYRQVDPEFTVSGPKATGSLKDQTVTVTGGGGPVVTEIVPQQQR is encoded by the coding sequence GTGAAAAAAGCTAAAAGTAAAAAGGCCAAACAAAAACAATTAAAAAAATCTTTTTTTTGGCTTTTACTTTTGGCATTTTCTTTGTTTTTATGCGGGTGTGGAAATCGCAACACAACCCCAGCCGAACCCGCACAAACCCCACAAGAAGAACAGGGAAGCTTAATAGTTAATAATGCAGTTTTAGAACAATTTAAAGAAAACGGTCAACCGGTTTGGAAATTCACAGCCAGCAAAGCCAGATATAGAAAAAACCAAGAAATTGCCGAAGTAGAAAGCCCAGAAGGAGAACTATATCAAGACGGAAAATTAGTTTTTCGCATCCAAGCAAAAGAAGGGGAAGTTCAACAAGACGGCAAAAAAATCTTCCTCAAAAAAGAGATTATTGCTATAGATATTCAAAGCGGGGCCGTGTTGCGCGGTGATGAGTTAGAATGGACTCCTGACCAGGATTTATTAATTGTTCGCAAAAACTTAAACGGCACTCACAAACAACTCGATGCTTTTGCCAAAGAAGGCCGAATGTATAGCCGCAAACGCCAAATGGAATTAATTGGCGAGGTGCTCGCTATTACCAAAGAAGAACCGATTTTACAATTGCGAACTGAGCGGGTATTATGGGAGATAGATAAAGAACTTGTAATCGCTCCACAATCGCTTTTAATTGACCGCTACGAAGCTCAAAAAATCTCGGATAAAGCCGAAAGCAAACAAGGTGAAGTTAATTTAAAAACTAAGATTGTTACTTTAAAAGAAAATGCTACGGTGACATTATTAGACCCGACTTTGCAAATTACGAGTAATGCAATTAGTTGGAATTTAGACGCGGAAATGGTGACTTCTTCTGAGCCGGTGAAAATTAATCAGGTTGAAGACAAAATAATCTTCACAGGCAATAGTGGAAAAGTTGACATTAAACAAGAAATATGCTATCTAACCGGCAATGTTCAAGGCTTTGATACTGTTAAACAATCTCAATTGCGGGCTGATGAGTTAATGTGGTTACTCAAAACCGAAAATATTGAAGCTGAAGGAAATGTTATTTATCGGCAAGTTGACCCAGAGTTTACGGTTTCTGGGCCTAAAGCGACCGGTTCTTTGAAGGATCAAACTGTTACTGTGACGGGGGGTGGGGGGCCGGTTGTTACAGAGATTGTGCCTCAGCAACAGCGTTAA